Proteins from one Crocosphaera sp. UHCC 0190 genomic window:
- a CDS encoding formylglycine-generating enzyme family protein, which translates to MQNKTREFTPIQGQEIIQTELGLFEFAHLSFQEYLAAAQIKELQQENILFENFQDPWWAETIRLYIAQSDATHLIQKAIENPTIYTLSLALDCEEQSLKVDLATRQQLDTMLEQGLESPDPKIATLAAEVKLWRRINNLLAIDEDLEIDTIYITRAEYQLFVDQWLNSEEHFPSGTAKQPITQVSWYNAMRFCAWLSAKALSLTQAHSTDTTVFYYRLPTLTETENYCAREDANLGCWTLRDSDSQDKGIRVVKTKIPPSVFEFDVITVNSQGQEIKRQRSAAPYETENLGNNIALAMVYIPGGTFMMGSPKNEQDSSNSERPQHQVTVPPFFMGKYPVTQGQWKAIASRTDLKVKIDLEPNPSRFKRDDRPVERVNWDEAVEFCQRLTKLTEKNYQLASEAQWEYACRGGTNTPFHFGATITKALANYNAQQTTSVGQFPPNTFGLYDIHGNVWEWCADDWHKDYQGAPTDGSAWIDKKKQKGSDSVVRGGSWLDYPNYCRSAIRNYYSRRDYRDYALGFRVVCVFERSNFLG; encoded by the coding sequence ATGCAAAATAAAACCCGTGAATTTACTCCCATTCAAGGACAAGAAATAATTCAAACGGAACTGGGACTATTTGAATTTGCTCACTTGAGTTTTCAGGAATATTTAGCCGCAGCCCAAATTAAGGAATTACAACAAGAAAATATTCTCTTTGAGAATTTTCAAGATCCTTGGTGGGCTGAAACTATTCGTCTTTATATTGCCCAAAGTGATGCTACTCATCTGATTCAAAAAGCGATAGAAAATCCCACAATTTATACTTTAAGTCTGGCCTTAGATTGTGAGGAACAAAGTTTAAAGGTTGACCTCGCAACCAGACAACAACTAGACACAATGTTAGAACAGGGTTTAGAATCTCCTGACCCAAAAATCGCCACCTTAGCAGCAGAAGTTAAGTTATGGCGGCGCATCAATAATTTATTAGCAATAGACGAAGACCTAGAAATTGATACTATCTATATTACCCGTGCCGAATATCAACTATTTGTAGACCAATGGTTAAATTCTGAGGAACATTTTCCGTCGGGAACGGCTAAACAACCAATTACACAAGTTAGTTGGTACAATGCGATGCGTTTTTGTGCTTGGTTGAGTGCCAAAGCGTTATCCCTGACTCAAGCTCATTCTACAGACACTACTGTATTTTATTACCGATTGCCGACCCTGACAGAAACCGAAAACTATTGCGCTAGAGAAGATGCAAACTTAGGTTGTTGGACATTGAGAGATAGTGATAGTCAAGACAAGGGTATTCGGGTGGTAAAAACCAAAATACCGCCTTCTGTGTTTGAATTTGATGTCATCACGGTTAACAGTCAAGGGCAGGAAATTAAACGGCAACGCAGCGCGGCTCCCTATGAAACTGAAAATTTGGGCAACAATATCGCCTTAGCTATGGTTTATATTCCTGGGGGGACATTTATGATGGGTTCTCCTAAAAATGAGCAAGATTCGAGCAATTCTGAGCGTCCTCAACATCAAGTCACTGTCCCGCCTTTCTTCATGGGTAAATATCCTGTAACTCAAGGGCAATGGAAAGCGATCGCTTCCAGAACGGATTTGAAAGTCAAGATTGACCTGGAACCCAACCCCTCACGCTTTAAAAGGGATGATAGACCCGTAGAACGAGTTAATTGGGATGAAGCCGTAGAATTTTGTCAGCGACTCACTAAGCTAACGGAAAAGAATTATCAACTCGCTTCTGAAGCGCAATGGGAATACGCTTGTCGTGGGGGGACAAACACCCCCTTCCATTTTGGGGCAACCATTACAAAAGCATTAGCAAATTACAATGCTCAACAAACTACCTCTGTTGGTCAATTTCCTCCTAATACTTTCGGTTTATACGATATACACGGTAATGTCTGGGAATGGTGCGCTGATGACTGGCATAAAGATTATCAGGGTGCGCCCACTGATGGAAGTGCTTGGATTGATAAAAAAAAGCAAAAAGGTTCAGATTCCGTAGTGCGGGGCGGTTCCTGGCTCGACTATCCGAATTACTGCCGTTCCGCGATTCGCAACTACTACAGCCGCCGCGACTACCGCGACTACGCTCTCGGTTTTCGGGTAGTATGCGTATTCGAGAGATCGAATTTTTTGGGTTAA
- a CDS encoding addiction module protein, producing MRSLEQITQEALSLPDDQRLLLLEKIRESLGLEVDEINQNLWRIEAQRRQDEINNGTFNKP from the coding sequence ATGCGATCGCTTGAACAAATTACCCAAGAAGCTTTATCTTTACCGGATGATCAAAGACTTCTACTGCTAGAAAAAATTAGAGAAAGTTTAGGGTTAGAAGTTGATGAAATAAACCAAAATCTTTGGAGAATAGAAGCACAAAGGCGACAGGATGAAATTAATAATGGAACATTCAATAAGCCCTAA
- a CDS encoding NACHT domain-containing protein, giving the protein MSENNPNPQPTQPSSRQEARKKRVQEVLKFLKILGFPVSGGGVAGTIILLKNGQYELAAITIFVSILALVIAIGGKFISRVINRILDSIETELENLEEPLANWIVKLLKTFSIKLWWQLNPSFQRKYYDSLIDSFRELKIEGFRIGLPALDLENVFVSLRVKTGTPDNIHGVIIPSQIDEGDRQIWDFLSNIKQFLAYRRLAVIAVSGSGKTTLLKHLTLTYAKEKHQEYQAPKFIPILLYLRNIRHQIATENPPKLPQLIREHIQNLPADPPLILPPNWLEDQLKLGKCLVMLDGLDEVADSIEREKVSQWVNQQMTVYRTTVFILTSRPHGYLSNPVERVGTVLEVLPFNSQQVRDFIISLYRQNEIMRTGRKSPAVLSDAEKLANDLITRIEDNPAIAAMAKNPLLLTMIANAK; this is encoded by the coding sequence ATGTCAGAAAATAACCCGAACCCTCAACCTACACAACCTTCTTCACGACAAGAAGCTAGAAAAAAAAGAGTTCAAGAGGTGTTAAAATTCTTGAAAATATTAGGTTTTCCTGTTTCTGGTGGTGGAGTAGCAGGAACAATTATTTTACTCAAAAATGGTCAATATGAATTAGCAGCTATTACTATTTTTGTGAGCATTTTAGCTTTGGTTATCGCTATAGGTGGTAAGTTTATTTCACGGGTAATAAATCGCATTTTAGACTCAATTGAAACAGAATTAGAGAACTTAGAAGAACCTCTAGCTAACTGGATAGTTAAGCTATTAAAAACCTTTTCTATCAAACTATGGTGGCAGTTAAACCCCAGTTTTCAACGTAAATATTATGATAGTTTAATTGATAGCTTTCGGGAATTAAAAATAGAAGGTTTTCGTATTGGTTTACCCGCACTTGATTTAGAAAATGTTTTTGTTTCTTTGCGAGTTAAAACCGGAACCCCTGATAACATTCATGGGGTAATTATTCCCTCTCAAATAGATGAAGGTGATCGCCAAATTTGGGACTTTTTAAGCAATATTAAGCAATTTCTAGCCTATCGTCGTCTTGCTGTAATTGCGGTCTCTGGTTCGGGAAAAACTACTTTATTAAAGCATTTAACCCTAACTTATGCTAAAGAAAAACATCAAGAATACCAGGCACCAAAATTTATCCCCATTCTCTTATATTTGCGGAATATTCGTCATCAAATCGCCACAGAAAACCCTCCCAAATTGCCCCAATTGATTCGAGAACATATCCAAAACTTGCCGGCCGATCCTCCCCTCATTTTGCCCCCAAACTGGCTGGAAGACCAGTTAAAATTGGGTAAATGTTTGGTGATGTTGGACGGACTTGATGAGGTTGCTGATAGCATTGAACGGGAAAAAGTCAGTCAATGGGTTAATCAGCAAATGACTGTTTATCGGACAACTGTTTTTATCCTCACTTCCCGACCTCATGGTTATTTGAGTAACCCTGTGGAACGAGTGGGAACGGTGTTAGAAGTGCTTCCTTTTAACTCTCAACAGGTTAGGGACTTTATCATCAGTTTGTATCGGCAAAATGAGATTATGAGGACGGGAAGAAAGTCACCGGCCGTACTTTCTGATGCTGAAAAATTAGCTAATGATTTAATCACACGCATTGAGGATAATCCGGCGATCGCAGCTATGGCCAAGAATCCTTTATTACTAACTATGATAGCAAATGCAAAATAA
- a CDS encoding phosphatase PAP2 family protein, with protein MLKFNLSQLQKKAYHEIVINWKILTFGIICPLLIFSILAWQVCQADKGFSWDIFILLKIHDTAQPFLDKTAKNITKLGNFEGIMGLLMPIILLLIYQKRRRYLAYLIITILGNTILNIMTKMLFHRVRPYLWESLYYRPQDFSFPSGHAMGSMTLVIALLMLTWGTQWRFLVAIFGSLFVLLIAWTRLYLGVHFPSDILGGWILAIPWTIGMSLLFNLRQLKSNQDVKPSK; from the coding sequence ATGCTTAAATTCAATCTAAGTCAACTGCAAAAAAAAGCTTACCATGAGATAGTTATTAATTGGAAAATATTGACATTTGGCATTATTTGTCCTTTACTAATCTTTAGTATTCTTGCTTGGCAAGTTTGTCAAGCTGACAAGGGATTTTCTTGGGATATTTTCATCTTATTAAAGATTCATGATACTGCTCAGCCTTTTTTAGACAAAACAGCTAAAAACATCACAAAGCTTGGTAATTTTGAGGGTATTATGGGATTATTAATGCCAATCATTTTATTACTTATTTATCAAAAAAGAAGGAGATATCTAGCTTATTTAATTATAACTATTTTAGGTAATACTATCCTAAATATAATGACTAAAATGTTGTTTCATCGAGTGCGTCCTTATCTTTGGGAATCATTGTATTATAGACCTCAAGATTTTTCTTTTCCCAGTGGTCATGCAATGGGAAGTATGACATTGGTAATTGCTTTACTAATGTTAACATGGGGAACTCAGTGGCGTTTTTTAGTTGCTATATTTGGGAGTTTATTTGTGTTACTGATTGCTTGGACTCGTTTATATTTAGGAGTTCATTTTCCTAGTGATATTTTAGGAGGATGGATACTTGCTATTCCTTGGACAATAGGAATGAGTTTATTATTTAATCTTCGTCAATTAAAATCGAATCAGGATGTTAAACCATCAAAATGA
- a CDS encoding DUF6888 family protein: MNEPTLPQLKRLYLLSYTLTNVMFQPIHIIRLDERNQNLFILAGHQENIEIVITPKGEIF, translated from the coding sequence ATGAATGAACCCACCTTACCACAACTTAAACGCTTATACCTGCTAAGTTATACATTAACTAATGTGATGTTCCAACCGATTCACATTATTCGTCTAGACGAACGAAACCAGAACTTGTTTATTTTAGCAGGACATCAAGAAAACATTGAAATTGTTATTACCCCTAAGGGAGAAATCTTCTAA
- a CDS encoding MoxR family ATPase has translation MNLTPEILINLSQNLNKIIVGQPLVIKQLLVALLSGGHVILEGVPGTGKTLLVKVLSKLIQADFRRVQLTPDILPSDILGTNIFDFNSRSFTLQKGPIFTEILLADEINRTPPKTQSALLEAMEEQQVTLDGETLVLSPLFWVAATQNPLEFEGTYPLPEAQLDRFLFKLIIDYPPPEAAKQMLLNFQQGFKGKKIDLDQLQPIATVEEILQARQQIQNIKVDDKIIDYLLNLIDKTRQHPDLELGASPRAAVAWLQTSKAQAWFSQRDYVTPDDIKNIASPLLRHRLILKPESQLDGIKIDAVIASLLNQVPVPR, from the coding sequence ATGAACCTTACACCAGAAATCTTAATCAATCTTAGTCAAAATCTTAACAAAATTATTGTTGGTCAACCCCTTGTCATCAAACAATTATTAGTCGCACTTCTCAGTGGGGGCCATGTTATTCTTGAAGGTGTCCCAGGAACGGGAAAAACCCTTTTAGTCAAAGTTCTATCTAAATTAATTCAAGCAGATTTTAGACGGGTTCAACTAACTCCTGATATTCTTCCTTCAGATATCTTAGGAACCAATATTTTTGATTTCAATAGTCGTAGTTTTACCCTGCAAAAAGGGCCCATTTTTACGGAAATTCTTCTCGCAGATGAAATTAACCGGACTCCCCCTAAAACTCAATCTGCACTGTTAGAAGCAATGGAAGAACAACAAGTCACTTTAGATGGCGAAACCTTAGTTTTATCTCCCTTATTTTGGGTTGCTGCTACCCAAAACCCCCTAGAATTTGAAGGAACTTATCCCCTACCAGAAGCACAATTAGATCGCTTTTTATTTAAGCTAATTATTGATTATCCCCCCCCAGAAGCAGCTAAACAAATGTTACTCAATTTTCAACAAGGATTTAAGGGTAAAAAAATAGATTTAGATCAACTGCAACCCATCGCTACTGTAGAAGAAATTTTGCAAGCTCGTCAACAAATTCAAAATATCAAAGTTGATGATAAAATAATTGATTATTTGCTCAATTTAATTGATAAAACCCGTCAACATCCTGATTTAGAATTAGGTGCATCTCCGAGAGCAGCAGTTGCTTGGTTACAAACAAGTAAAGCACAAGCTTGGTTTTCTCAACGAGATTATGTAACCCCTGATGATATCAAAAACATTGCTTCTCCTCTCTTACGTCACCGTTTAATTTTGAAACCAGAATCACAATTAGATGGCATAAAAATTGATGCGGTAATTGCTTCTTTACTCAATCAAGTTCCTGTCCCCAGATAA
- a CDS encoding DUF6887 family protein — protein MKQVNYTNMNDQELKQYFLEHKDNKEAFYAYLDRKQQHPKQVIIGVNELDTLTPEQQIELITQRLQEKFNL, from the coding sequence ATGAAACAAGTTAATTACACTAACATGAATGATCAAGAACTCAAACAATATTTTCTTGAACATAAAGACAATAAAGAAGCTTTTTATGCCTATTTAGATCGTAAACAGCAACACCCTAAACAAGTGATCATCGGTGTCAATGAATTAGATACCTTAACCCCTGAACAACAAATTGAATTAATTACTCAACGCCTTCAAGAAAAATTTAATCTTTAA
- a CDS encoding hemolysin family protein translates to MVSVVSELLVIFLLILINAIFALSEIALLSSRKIRLEQLSLKGDKRAKVALELANDPNQVLSTVQIGITLIGILAGVYGGANLSARLTVILERIPGLTVHSEAIAFTIVVLSLTYLSLVIGELVPKRLALSNPERIASLMAIPLLYVSRLLSPVVNLLGASTNLILSFLGIATTITEPPVTQEEIKVLLKQGREAGMFEKAEHDMVERVLQLGDRKVSTLMTTRPEIIWLNLEDSADINRHKIINSTHTRFPVCQGGLDELLGVVQVTNLLSDCLSCKQFDLTASLRQPLLVPDSTLGLKVLELFQQTGNHIALVVDEYGVIQGLVTINDILEAIVGDIPRIDKTDIPSIIRRDDGSWLMDGIVSIEDFKKVFGLNIIPGETQGNFHTLGGFIITHYGRIPKAADGFEWKNLKFEVMDMDGNRVDKILVTSVNKHLLHQVPNDIY, encoded by the coding sequence ATGGTTTCGGTTGTAAGCGAACTTCTCGTCATCTTCTTGTTAATTCTGATCAATGCTATTTTTGCTCTATCAGAGATAGCATTGTTATCGTCCCGTAAAATTCGGTTGGAACAACTGAGTCTCAAAGGAGACAAACGAGCTAAGGTTGCCCTAGAATTAGCCAATGATCCTAATCAAGTGCTGTCAACGGTTCAAATTGGCATTACCCTGATTGGTATCCTAGCAGGGGTTTATGGAGGGGCTAATTTATCTGCTCGTCTGACGGTCATTTTAGAGCGCATTCCAGGGTTAACTGTCCATAGTGAGGCGATCGCTTTTACAATTGTTGTTCTGAGTCTTACTTATCTATCTCTAGTCATTGGAGAATTAGTTCCCAAAAGACTCGCATTAAGCAATCCTGAAAGAATTGCGAGTTTAATGGCCATTCCCTTGCTCTATGTCTCCCGTTTATTGTCTCCTGTGGTCAACCTATTGGGAGCTTCCACCAATCTAATTTTATCCTTTTTGGGCATTGCGACCACGATCACAGAACCCCCCGTGACTCAAGAAGAAATTAAGGTTCTTCTCAAACAGGGGAGAGAGGCCGGAATGTTTGAAAAAGCGGAACATGATATGGTGGAACGGGTTTTACAACTCGGCGATCGCAAAGTCAGCACTTTAATGACAACCCGTCCTGAAATTATTTGGCTAAATTTAGAAGATTCAGCAGACATTAATCGTCATAAAATTATTAATAGTACCCATACCCGTTTTCCAGTTTGTCAAGGGGGTTTAGATGAGTTGTTAGGAGTGGTTCAAGTGACGAATTTATTATCTGATTGTTTGTCTTGTAAACAATTTGATTTAACCGCTTCTTTACGACAACCTTTATTAGTTCCTGATAGTACCTTGGGTCTAAAAGTTTTAGAATTATTTCAACAAACTGGGAATCATATTGCTTTGGTTGTGGATGAATATGGAGTGATTCAAGGGTTAGTCACCATTAATGATATATTAGAGGCAATTGTGGGAGATATTCCCCGCATTGACAAGACAGATATTCCTTCAATTATTCGTCGGGATGATGGCTCTTGGTTAATGGATGGTATTGTTTCAATAGAGGACTTTAAGAAAGTTTTTGGTTTAAACATTATCCCTGGAGAAACTCAAGGTAATTTTCATACATTAGGAGGATTTATTATTACTCATTACGGGAGAATTCCTAAAGCTGCTGATGGTTTTGAGTGGAAAAATTTAAAATTTGAGGTCATGGATATGGATGGTAATCGAGTGGACAAAATCTTAGTAACTTCTGTGAATAAGCATCTTTTACATCAAGTTCCTAATGATATTTATTAA
- a CDS encoding DUF58 domain-containing protein, with amino-acid sequence MIPAIRLYLLLLFGLIIGGLSAMIFNAQSSVVFILIFDSIILGLGIWDSQQVKKYQVQITRNPLYRLSIGRDNLVELFVQNQDRNAQIIIKDSYPLYFLVSTNTLKSILSPNSNQTLSYTIYPNHRGEYNWGNIQVRQLGKWKLAWYDWKIPAQETVAIYPDLIGLRSLSIRLTLEATGSMRQARRFGIGTEFSELQEYNKGDDMRLIDWKATARRNRPFIRILEPDKEQTLIILLDRGRLMTSQVQGLKRFDWGLNATLSLALAGLHRGDKVGIGVFDKQVMTWIPPQRGQHQLSVFLDRLTPIQPVLLEPDYVGAVSQLVQQQTRRALVVLITDIIDITASAELLSAMTKLTPRYLPFCIALRDPQVDTIAHTSTLKVDEAYQRAVALDLLSQRQVAFAKLKQRGVLVLDAPANQISEQLVNRYLQLKAKSLL; translated from the coding sequence ATGATTCCTGCTATTAGACTGTATTTATTGTTACTATTTGGCTTGATTATTGGTGGTTTATCTGCCATGATTTTTAATGCTCAAAGTAGTGTTGTATTTATCTTAATTTTTGACAGTATTATTCTAGGTTTAGGGATTTGGGATAGTCAACAGGTTAAAAAGTATCAGGTACAAATTACCCGTAACCCCTTATATCGTCTCTCTATTGGTAGGGATAATTTAGTTGAATTGTTTGTGCAAAATCAGGATAGAAATGCACAAATTATCATTAAAGATAGCTATCCTTTATATTTTTTGGTTTCTACTAATACCTTGAAAAGTATTTTATCACCCAACAGTAATCAAACCCTAAGTTATACGATTTATCCTAATCATCGGGGGGAATATAACTGGGGAAATATTCAAGTTAGACAGTTGGGAAAATGGAAATTGGCCTGGTATGATTGGAAAATTCCTGCTCAAGAAACTGTGGCAATTTATCCTGATTTAATTGGGTTGCGATCGCTGTCTATTCGTCTTACCTTAGAAGCGACAGGAAGTATGCGTCAAGCGCGAAGATTTGGCATAGGAACTGAATTTTCTGAGTTACAAGAATACAATAAAGGTGATGATATGCGGTTAATTGATTGGAAAGCAACCGCGAGGCGAAATCGTCCTTTTATTAGAATATTAGAACCCGATAAAGAACAAACTTTAATTATCTTACTAGATAGAGGTCGTTTAATGACTTCTCAAGTGCAAGGTTTAAAACGATTTGATTGGGGTTTAAATGCGACTTTATCCTTAGCTTTAGCGGGTTTACATCGAGGGGATAAAGTAGGAATTGGGGTATTTGATAAACAAGTTATGACGTGGATACCACCGCAACGGGGACAACATCAATTATCTGTTTTTTTAGACCGTTTAACCCCCATTCAACCTGTATTATTAGAACCTGATTATGTAGGGGCAGTTTCCCAATTAGTTCAACAACAAACACGCCGCGCTTTGGTAGTATTAATTACGGATATTATTGATATAACTGCCTCAGCAGAATTATTATCCGCAATGACAAAATTAACGCCCCGTTATTTGCCTTTTTGTATTGCATTAAGAGATCCCCAAGTTGATACTATTGCTCATACTTCTACCCTAAAAGTTGATGAAGCTTATCAACGTGCAGTTGCTTTAGATTTATTATCACAGCGTCAGGTTGCTTTTGCCAAATTAAAACAACGAGGTGTGTTAGTTTTAGATGCTCCTGCAAATCAAATTAGTGAACAATTAGTTAATCGTTATTTACAGTTAAAAGCGAAAAGTTTACTCTGA
- a CDS encoding DUF4129 domain-containing protein, translating into MITLNSLILADTPQGFEKDSIGWQMQQRQQQIGEWFELQLKNFNFKFPDTPSPDLDALSFWEELIKNISIVFLLLTLGWLVWKNIQRLIPFIQSFLSNYNNSWNQAQQQENKKSSSKKLWQKAQQYQQQGDYYQGCLYLYLAMLQGLDENKIAPHQESRTDEEYRLLILQLPYPDPYETLLLIHQQLCFRDKTASRSLFERCQQAYQNIES; encoded by the coding sequence ATGATTACTCTTAATTCTTTGATTTTAGCCGATACTCCCCAAGGTTTTGAAAAAGATAGTATCGGGTGGCAAATGCAACAGCGACAACAACAAATAGGGGAATGGTTTGAACTCCAACTTAAAAACTTCAATTTTAAATTTCCTGATACTCCCTCACCTGACTTAGATGCTTTAAGTTTTTGGGAAGAATTAATTAAAAATATTTCTATTGTCTTTTTATTATTGACTTTAGGTTGGTTAGTCTGGAAAAATATTCAGAGACTAATTCCTTTTATTCAAAGCTTTTTGAGTAATTATAATAATTCTTGGAACCAGGCACAACAGCAAGAAAACAAGAAATCATCTTCAAAAAAATTATGGCAAAAAGCACAACAATATCAACAACAAGGGGACTATTATCAAGGATGTCTTTATCTCTATTTAGCGATGTTACAAGGATTAGATGAAAACAAGATCGCACCTCATCAGGAAAGTCGTACTGATGAAGAATATCGATTACTTATCCTACAATTACCCTATCCTGATCCCTATGAAACCTTATTATTAATTCATCAACAACTGTGTTTTCGAGATAAAACTGCGTCCCGTTCTTTATTTGAAAGATGTCAACAAGCTTATCAAAACATTGAGTCATGA
- a CDS encoding DUF4350 domain-containing protein produces MKDISNRKFGLFITILIVAIIIITIVVAPSSNKLNSGSTYSRSPDGYGAWYAYMKERGTPLERWQKSFKYLPDNKSVTLLQIYPNNKSIKSLYFIEEWIKKGNNLIILGVKENVTNAQFTTVHDSQFGQIKIETRKRNEEDVNRILGDEFGAIIWQENIGKGKLIAVVTPNLAINAYQNSPGNYEFLAQLVTQSGYPIYVDEYLHGYKDKEEIKEEVGGNIFSYLSNTPLLPIFVQGLVIILVLIWSNNHRLGKAVTLDKPNLNNSLAYVKALSGVLHKAESSDFVVSTINQEEQKQLQKALGLNDTSLNSDRLIKAWEQQTGQSVQGLRGILNLTNNKSKMNEVSLRKWLEKWQEIRRIIKN; encoded by the coding sequence ATGAAAGATATTTCAAACCGCAAATTTGGTCTATTTATTACTATCCTAATTGTAGCAATTATAATAATTACCATTGTCGTTGCTCCTAGCAGTAATAAACTTAACAGTGGGTCAACTTATAGTCGTTCTCCTGATGGTTACGGTGCTTGGTATGCTTATATGAAAGAACGGGGAACACCTCTAGAAAGATGGCAAAAATCCTTTAAATATTTACCAGATAACAAGTCTGTTACCCTATTACAAATTTACCCTAATAATAAATCCATAAAATCTTTATACTTTATAGAAGAATGGATTAAAAAAGGAAATAACTTAATTATCTTAGGGGTTAAAGAAAATGTTACAAATGCTCAATTTACTACAGTACATGATAGTCAGTTTGGTCAAATTAAAATTGAGACAAGAAAAAGAAATGAAGAAGATGTTAATAGAATATTAGGGGATGAATTTGGGGCAATTATTTGGCAGGAAAATATTGGAAAGGGAAAACTTATTGCCGTCGTTACCCCTAATTTAGCGATCAATGCTTATCAAAATAGTCCAGGAAATTATGAATTTTTAGCCCAATTAGTCACTCAATCAGGTTATCCTATTTATGTTGATGAATACTTACATGGATACAAAGATAAAGAAGAAATCAAAGAAGAAGTCGGAGGAAATATATTTAGTTATTTAAGTAATACGCCATTACTGCCGATTTTTGTACAAGGTTTAGTGATTATTTTAGTATTAATTTGGTCTAATAATCACCGTTTGGGTAAAGCTGTTACCTTAGATAAACCTAATCTTAATAATAGTTTAGCTTATGTTAAAGCTTTGTCCGGTGTTTTACACAAAGCAGAAAGTAGTGATTTTGTTGTATCAACCATTAATCAAGAAGAACAAAAACAGTTACAAAAAGCATTAGGATTAAATGATACAAGTCTTAATTCTGATAGATTAATTAAAGCGTGGGAACAACAAACCGGACAATCAGTTCAAGGATTAAGAGGAATTTTAAATCTTACAAATAACAAAAGCAAGATGAATGAGGTTAGTCTAAGAAAGTGGTTAGAAAAGTGGCAAGAAATTAGAAGGATAATTAAAAATTAG
- a CDS encoding class I SAM-dependent methyltransferase produces the protein MSDHLMKSKKLTLMKDLKEQLKDWYSKDLGERSTWYSPAAEAYNKVRPRYPQKLIDRVVELTQVNPNTRILEIGCGPGIATVPFAKLGCSILCLEPNPDFCKLAKENCQSYPNVIINNTSFEKWKLEPKTFDIVLGASSFHWIPPEIVYTKAFASLKDDGYLLLLWNKELQPDYEVYQNLANIYQKYDSSLKRYEDRETQENILKQLGEMSIDSGKFETVITKIFNTKVNYSIDDYLLLLNTYSPYLQLEKQLKNDLFLDLKKILEKTCGEKIKLSYLSSFHLNKKKF, from the coding sequence ATGTCCGATCACTTAATGAAAAGCAAAAAATTGACTCTGATGAAAGACTTAAAAGAACAATTAAAAGACTGGTATAGTAAAGACTTAGGGGAACGAAGCACCTGGTATTCTCCCGCAGCAGAAGCTTATAATAAAGTGAGGCCCCGTTATCCTCAAAAATTAATTGATAGAGTTGTTGAATTAACTCAGGTTAATCCTAATACTAGAATACTTGAAATTGGTTGCGGCCCAGGAATTGCAACCGTCCCCTTTGCGAAATTAGGTTGTTCAATTTTATGTCTTGAACCTAATCCAGATTTTTGTAAATTAGCGAAAGAAAACTGTCAATCTTATCCTAATGTAATCATTAACAATACATCATTTGAAAAATGGAAATTAGAACCGAAAACATTTGATATTGTCTTAGGTGCAAGTTCTTTTCATTGGATACCACCAGAGATAGTATATACAAAAGCTTTTGCAAGTTTAAAAGACGATGGTTACTTACTTTTACTATGGAATAAAGAACTGCAACCTGATTATGAAGTTTACCAAAACTTAGCTAATATTTATCAAAAATATGATTCTTCTTTAAAGCGTTATGAAGATAGAGAAACCCAAGAAAACATTTTAAAACAGTTAGGAGAAATGAGTATTGACTCAGGAAAATTTGAAACCGTAATCACAAAAATATTTAACACCAAAGTCAACTATAGTATTGATGATTATTTGCTGCTCTTAAACACTTATTCTCCCTATTTACAATTAGAAAAACAACTGAAGAATGATTTATTTTTAGACTTGAAAAAAATACTTGAAAAAACTTGCGGAGAAAAAATCAAACTTTCTTATCTATCTTCTTTTCATTTAAACAAAAAAAAGTTTTAG